One Legionella hackeliae DNA segment encodes these proteins:
- a CDS encoding class I SAM-dependent methyltransferase, whose translation MLCFNQSLAPAEIAKAKAWLREAQQIAIKHGGTYYLPNQHVSSPADFEKAYPHAKEAQQAKLEADPNQVFTSGLYQKYMAQSEKVNYFKELMSDEKRKKDFEGFLVNVLQRVDKAKLYKLLEEVMRDNDTHEEIYTELCRRLPEIMPSTIGGFRRILKSLSSIKEDLAAQARELLSDFTTIHGLVEIGYPGRFVDGFKKNFKVTGNIAAVYEGQSATDYIQTGFPRPYHQFAKLDYNKPDLRTLQDKSADVITCYVGLHHFPEAELDKFLDEVKRVLRDGGRFLLVDHDVDENLHSDSMTMAHMAHMIFNAVTGASVKEELQETRNFHSMQYWRNKLKEHDLDCGIDESVQHIRAGDPSRNRMISFIKTIPQHQVVAQPGVGVLESTASVIKPFPNQGHVVGWRNPSSATLSNSKDTLFNNAVIEKASDEAKTNLTPSM comes from the coding sequence GTGTTGTGTTTTAACCAATCTTTAGCACCTGCTGAAATTGCAAAAGCAAAAGCATGGCTTCGTGAAGCGCAACAAATAGCTATTAAGCATGGTGGAACTTACTATCTGCCTAATCAGCATGTTTCATCACCGGCTGATTTTGAGAAAGCCTATCCTCATGCCAAAGAAGCACAACAAGCTAAATTGGAGGCTGATCCCAATCAAGTGTTTACCAGTGGATTGTATCAAAAATACATGGCTCAATCTGAAAAAGTAAATTATTTCAAAGAATTAATGAGCGATGAAAAAAGGAAAAAGGATTTTGAAGGTTTCCTGGTCAATGTATTACAACGTGTTGACAAGGCGAAACTCTACAAGTTACTTGAAGAAGTAATGAGAGATAATGATACTCATGAAGAGATTTATACCGAATTGTGCAGACGTTTACCGGAGATTATGCCCTCTACTATAGGCGGATTTCGACGAATTCTAAAGTCGCTTTCAAGTATTAAAGAGGATTTAGCGGCCCAAGCTAGAGAACTACTATCAGATTTCACGACTATTCATGGTTTAGTCGAAATTGGATACCCTGGTCGTTTTGTTGATGGCTTTAAAAAGAATTTTAAGGTCACCGGTAATATTGCTGCCGTTTATGAGGGGCAATCCGCTACAGATTACATTCAAACAGGTTTTCCAAGACCTTACCATCAATTCGCAAAACTTGATTATAACAAGCCTGATTTGAGGACGCTCCAGGATAAAAGTGCTGATGTCATCACATGCTATGTAGGACTTCACCATTTCCCTGAAGCAGAACTTGATAAGTTTTTAGATGAGGTTAAACGAGTACTCCGTGATGGTGGTCGTTTTCTTTTAGTTGACCACGATGTGGATGAGAATCTTCATAGTGATTCAATGACTATGGCGCATATGGCTCACATGATTTTCAATGCTGTCACTGGGGCAAGTGTTAAAGAAGAGCTGCAGGAAACCAGAAATTTTCATTCTATGCAGTATTGGAGGAACAAGTTAAAAGAACATGATCTGGATTGTGGAATTGACGAGTCAGTACAGCACATTAGAGCAGGTGATCCAAGTCGTAACCGTATGATTAGTTTTATCAAAACGATACCTCAACATCAAGTAGTGGCTCAACCCGGGGTTGGAGTTCTTGAATCTACGGCATCTGTGATTAAGCCTTTCCCAAATCAGGGGCACGTTGTTGGATGGAGAAACCCTTCTTCAGCAACCCTCTCTAATTCTAAAGATACCTTATTTAATAATGCGGTGATAGAGAAAGCATCAGACGAGGCTAAAACCAACCTAACTCCATCAATGTGA
- a CDS encoding FAD-binding oxidoreductase, whose translation MPNNPVELQKIITDANGAKNVKIMPVGAGRSQGRQFLPEGGTKHLVVDLSNFNHIDIDNSNKTATVGAGVSWIDIQKEAPKRGLALQVMQASNVFSAGGSIGTNIHGWNHRKGVLSNTILSMDIVTPTGELRQGVKPDDPLFQQVAGGLGLFGTVVSVKFKLTDNELLVEKGKEIPIENYVKHFTDNVFNKEDKSKHKHIRMHLYRLSLDPDDLLGSGVAVDYVREGEKKFSDKKSNLSEETHRGTRFNQVMLNLARRFGWVRKKYWEGEKARLLANDSPAMTINEIMQPPINALFNPSVSEAEWLQEYFLPGDNLAAFLKELGKLLKDNQVPHY comes from the coding sequence ATGCCTAATAATCCTGTTGAGCTCCAGAAGATTATTACTGATGCCAATGGTGCCAAAAATGTAAAAATAATGCCAGTTGGAGCAGGCCGTAGCCAAGGACGACAATTTTTACCTGAGGGGGGAACAAAACATCTTGTAGTTGATCTGAGTAACTTCAATCACATTGATATTGATAACAGCAATAAAACTGCTACCGTAGGAGCGGGTGTTAGCTGGATAGATATTCAGAAGGAAGCGCCTAAGCGCGGACTTGCATTACAAGTAATGCAAGCGTCTAATGTGTTTTCTGCAGGGGGTTCAATCGGTACAAACATTCATGGTTGGAATCATCGTAAAGGAGTTTTATCAAATACCATTCTTTCGATGGATATCGTCACGCCCACTGGTGAATTAAGACAGGGTGTAAAACCTGATGATCCTTTATTCCAGCAAGTTGCAGGTGGTTTGGGTCTTTTTGGAACGGTTGTCAGCGTTAAATTTAAATTAACCGACAATGAACTATTGGTAGAAAAAGGGAAGGAAATCCCTATTGAGAATTATGTAAAACATTTTACTGACAATGTTTTCAACAAAGAGGATAAAAGTAAACATAAGCATATTCGAATGCATTTATATCGACTTTCACTTGATCCAGATGATTTATTAGGTTCAGGAGTAGCTGTTGATTATGTGCGCGAAGGAGAGAAGAAATTTTCTGACAAAAAAAGCAACCTCAGTGAAGAAACGCATAGGGGGACACGCTTTAATCAAGTGATGCTTAATCTGGCCAGACGTTTTGGTTGGGTCAGAAAAAAATATTGGGAGGGTGAAAAAGCTCGCTTGCTTGCGAATGATTCTCCTGCAATGACAATTAATGAAATAATGCAACCGCCAATTAATGCTTTGTTTAATCCGTCGGTAAGCGAGGCCGAGTGGCTACAAGAATACTTCCTTCCTGGAGACAATTTAGCTGCTTTTCTGAAAGAATTAGGTAAATTATTAAAAGATAACCAGGTCCCCCATTATTAA
- the egtB gene encoding ergothioneine biosynthesis protein EgtB — MKREELARHFLNVRQQIVQSCQPLFVEDYVIQSMADVSPPKWHLAHTTWFFETFILLRLMKSYKLFDSSYNYRFNSYYQTISQPYPRAERGLLSRPTTEVIYAYREYVNNHILLLIEQIPDNQLPTLKHLLNWGFQHEQQHQELLLMDIKYNFSRDPDFPCYRASSITEKATMLNTNRQMIEVAGGIVEIGYQGTDFCFDNELPRHKKFLSPYLIAPQLVTIGEYLEFIDDRGYENPQWWLSDGWDWINQQSIQAPLYWQKIDNDWHIFTLNGLKPLNLAEPVSHVSYYEADAYAKWHGCRLPTEEEWEHLVVSTDLDPQQGNFLDNAMFHPQPAIDGNAPIQFFGDLWEWTASPYVPYPGYQSVTGALGEYNGKFMNNQFILRGGCCVTPRSHIRASYRNFFQPEKRWQFSGIRLAANFDGR, encoded by the coding sequence ATGAAAAGAGAAGAGCTTGCACGTCACTTCCTTAACGTGCGGCAACAAATAGTTCAGTCGTGCCAACCTCTTTTTGTTGAAGATTATGTCATTCAAAGTATGGCTGATGTAAGTCCACCCAAATGGCATCTTGCGCATACCACCTGGTTTTTTGAGACATTTATTCTTCTTCGACTGATGAAATCCTACAAATTATTCGATTCTTCATATAATTATCGCTTCAATTCTTATTATCAAACAATTAGCCAACCTTATCCGCGAGCAGAACGTGGTTTGTTGTCTCGCCCAACCACAGAGGTAATTTACGCTTATCGAGAATATGTTAACAACCATATTCTTTTGCTCATCGAGCAAATACCAGACAATCAATTACCGACACTTAAACATTTGCTAAATTGGGGATTCCAGCATGAGCAGCAGCATCAAGAATTATTATTAATGGATATCAAATATAATTTTTCACGCGACCCTGATTTTCCTTGTTATCGCGCCTCATCAATAACAGAGAAAGCAACTATGTTGAATACAAATAGACAAATGATTGAAGTTGCAGGTGGTATTGTAGAAATTGGCTATCAGGGAACAGATTTTTGTTTTGATAATGAGTTACCACGTCATAAAAAATTTCTTAGTCCTTATTTAATTGCCCCCCAACTTGTAACAATCGGGGAGTATTTGGAATTTATTGATGATAGAGGCTATGAAAATCCACAATGGTGGCTCTCTGATGGCTGGGATTGGATTAATCAGCAATCTATACAAGCCCCGCTGTATTGGCAAAAAATTGATAATGATTGGCATATTTTTACTTTAAACGGTTTAAAACCGCTCAATCTCGCTGAACCAGTCTCTCATGTTAGTTATTATGAAGCAGATGCCTATGCAAAATGGCATGGTTGCAGATTACCAACAGAAGAGGAATGGGAGCATCTGGTTGTAAGTACGGACTTAGATCCTCAACAAGGTAATTTTCTTGATAATGCCATGTTTCATCCCCAACCAGCCATCGATGGTAACGCCCCTATCCAATTTTTTGGAGATCTTTGGGAGTGGACTGCCAGTCCATATGTACCCTACCCGGGTTATCAATCAGTAACAGGAGCCTTAGGCGAATACAATGGTAAGTTCATGAATAATCAATTTATTTTACGAGGCGGGTGTTGCGTAACACCGCGCAGCCATATCAGAGCAAGCTATCGTAATTTCTTTCAACCAGAAAAGCGCTGGCAATTTAGCGGAATTCGTTTGGCAGCAAACTTCGACGGGAGATAA
- the egtD gene encoding L-histidine N(alpha)-methyltransferase codes for MSAKIQTLQNHQKEAKDNKEFMQDVLMGLSRKNKQLPSKYFYDNSGSKLFNQITHHPDYYLTGCELEILRHHKKELSALLKKEEFNLVEFGPGEGIKTNILINQFLKDNLSFTYFTVDISKKYLDSLLDKFNRKLPQLKVIAINSDYLSGIQWLSTNSNKRNFLLFLGSSIGNFDIQSSKKFLQEVRNALHAGDYFLIGFDLRKDINILLKAYNDRDGLTRAFNLNLLKRINKELDGNFDLNLFYHYETYNVHTGAMESYLISLEDQIVHIGALNKSFLFKKFEPIHVESSYKYLDSQIKRLAKESGFEIVKNFSDSKKYFVNSLWQVN; via the coding sequence ATGAGTGCTAAAATACAAACTCTACAAAATCACCAAAAAGAGGCCAAAGATAATAAAGAATTTATGCAAGATGTCTTGATGGGCTTATCCCGCAAAAACAAACAACTCCCCTCAAAATATTTTTATGATAACTCAGGCTCTAAATTATTTAATCAAATTACTCATCATCCTGACTATTATTTAACAGGCTGTGAGCTTGAGATCCTTAGACATCATAAAAAGGAATTATCGGCTCTTTTAAAAAAGGAAGAATTTAATCTCGTTGAATTTGGTCCTGGAGAAGGAATAAAAACTAATATCCTAATTAATCAGTTTCTTAAAGATAACTTGTCGTTTACCTATTTCACCGTGGATATTTCAAAAAAGTACCTCGACAGTCTTCTTGATAAATTCAATAGAAAGCTACCTCAACTTAAGGTCATTGCGATAAACTCTGATTACTTAAGCGGTATTCAATGGTTAAGTACAAACTCCAACAAGCGTAATTTTTTATTGTTTTTAGGATCAAGCATAGGGAATTTTGATATTCAAAGTTCAAAAAAATTTTTACAAGAAGTGAGAAATGCTTTGCATGCTGGAGATTACTTCCTTATTGGATTTGATTTAAGAAAAGACATTAATATTCTTCTAAAAGCTTATAACGATCGGGATGGACTTACTCGGGCATTTAACTTAAACCTCCTGAAACGGATCAATAAAGAGCTCGATGGTAATTTTGATCTTAATTTATTTTATCATTATGAAACTTACAATGTTCATACTGGTGCCATGGAAAGCTATCTTATAAGCTTAGAAGATCAAATTGTTCATATTGGCGCCTTAAACAAATCATTCTTATTTAAAAAATTTGAACCCATTCACGTTGAATCCTCTTATAAATATCTGGATTCACAAATCAAAAGACTTGCTAAAGAAAGTGGGTTTGAAATTGTTAAAAATTTTAGTGACTCAAAAAAATATTTTGTGAACTCCTTATGGCAGGTTAATTAG
- a CDS encoding ferritin-like domain-containing protein, producing MTVRKGILLHWLKDAHAMEKQSEQMLKTQIFRLENYPRLKKHMKLHLEETIYQQEQLEKCITRLGSHYSLLKDFSAKLIGLGQVASNMFSCDEVIQGAIDSLVFENLEIATYTILITAAENADDSETKHICEQILYQEKTMANWLLDNLSQLAKAFLMRSELSFETAKR from the coding sequence ATGACAGTAAGAAAGGGAATTTTGTTGCATTGGCTGAAAGATGCTCATGCGATGGAAAAACAATCTGAACAAATGCTAAAAACTCAGATTTTTCGCCTGGAAAACTATCCTCGATTAAAAAAGCATATGAAACTTCATTTAGAGGAAACTATTTATCAACAAGAACAGCTCGAAAAATGCATTACTCGATTGGGAAGCCATTATTCTCTTTTAAAAGATTTTTCTGCGAAACTCATTGGCTTAGGACAGGTTGCCAGTAATATGTTCTCATGCGACGAAGTGATTCAAGGGGCCATTGATAGTCTAGTTTTTGAAAATCTTGAAATCGCTACATACACGATTTTAATCACCGCCGCCGAAAATGCTGACGACTCTGAAACTAAACACATTTGCGAGCAAATTCTCTATCAAGAAAAAACCATGGCAAACTGGCTCCTGGACAATTTAAGCCAACTCGCCAAGGCTTTTTTGATGCGCTCCGAGTTATCCTTTGAAACAGCCAAACGTTAA